The proteins below come from a single Conger conger chromosome 10, fConCon1.1, whole genome shotgun sequence genomic window:
- the LOC133139420 gene encoding ubiquitin carboxyl-terminal hydrolase 4-like, with product MSEGDGPESGSGVEPDPEPVPAQVHIPSTDSQKQIIGALVKTPLRKGDEWFLIDSRWFKQWKKYVGFDSWDMYNVGEQNLYPGPIDNSGLFSDQESQSLKEHLIDELDYVLMPTEAWQKLVTWYGCLEGQRPIVRKVVEHGMFVKHCKVEVYLLELNLSEHNNMENVVMRHFSKADTIDTIEKEMRSLFNIPGERETRLWNKYMSNTYEQLSKPDSTVQDAGLFQGQMLVIEQKNDDGTWPRQAPHSQSSIVSSRNFTTSPKLSSNSSATISSTVTNGDSSSNSIYTLNNSTSSDNRLGGYSSYSSSYYQSQPGLCGLSNLGNTCFMNSALQCLSHASPLTKYFLDDQYEAEINRENPLGMRGEIAEAYADLVKQMWLSRSSYVAPRSFKTQVGRFAPQFSGYQQQDSQELLAFLLDGLHEDLNRVKKKPYLALRDDEGRPDEIVAKEAWTNHRLRNDSVIVDIFHGLFKSTLVCPECSKISVTFDPFCYLTLPLPMKKDRTMEVFLVCADPRSRPAQYRVVVPKLGSVADLCSALSKHSGIPSEKMVVADVYNHRFHKIYRKDDGLNNIMEKDDIFVYEVGEEEGETVNLPVYFRERHSKHAGGSTGAQLFGQPLLITVPKQNLPVDLLYEKVLERIGRYVKRPQGSAACEGKSSASASSSIASHNQAESTALANHNAELGGCGKSLSEGASSSGRCTNSNGQQGPQNCNGPNGACGDEEEAMDHQVSPEPEFSQSDDSVGGEEEDDDEDEDESEDLDNGPSGSAAKSANTEPKLFSFSMVNSYGTANIGLLPSDGNTLKINTHSTVAINWDSDMRKLYYDDQEAEAYEKHESMMQQQKKKTTVALRECIQLFTTMETLGEHDPWYCPNCKKHQQATKKFDLWSLPRLLVVHLKRFSYNRCWRDKLDTVVDFPIRDLNMSEFVCDPKATPYVYDLVAVSNHYGGMGGGHYTAFAKNEVDEKWYYFDDSSVSSATEDQIVTKAAYVLFYQRRDGEAASETPPSTSSSSGGPQTADDHMDTN from the exons ATGTCTGAAGGCGACGGACCTGAATCGGGTAGCGGGGTAGAGCCCGATCCAGAGCCGGTTCCTGCTCAGGTTCACATACCTTCAACCGACAGTCAAAAACAGATTATTGGAGCACTTGTCAAGACACCTCTCCGTAAGGGAGACGAATG GTTCTTGATTGACAGTAGGTGGTTTAAGCAGTGGAAGAAATATGTGGGATTTGACAGCTGGGATATGTACAATGTTGGAGAACAGAACCTCTATCCAGGGCCTATAGACAACTCAGGACTCTTCTCag ACCAGGAGTCTCAGTCCTTGAAAGAGCACCTTATAGACGAGCTGGACTATGTTCTGATGCCCACTGAGGCCTGGCAGAAGCTTGTCACCTGGTATGGGTGTCTGGAGGGACAACGCCCCATTGTCAGGAAG GTGGTGGAACATGGCATGTTTGTGAAGCACTGTAAAGTGGAGGTCTACCTGCTGGAGCTCAATCTGAGTGAGCACAACAACATGGAGAATGTGGTGATGCGCCACTTCAGCAAGGCCGACACCATAg ACACAATTGAAAAGGAGATGAGGTCGTTATTTAACATCCCCGGGGAGAGGGAGACCCGCCTGTGGAACAAATACATGAGCAACACGTATGAGCAGCTGAGCAAGCCGGACAGTACGGTGCAGGATGCTGGCCTCTTCCAGGGCCAG ATGCTGGTGATCGAACAGAAGAATGATGACGGCACATGGCCCAGACAAGCCCCCCATTCACA GTCCAGTATTGTGTCGTCAAGGAATTTCACTACCTCTCCAAAGCTCTCCTCCAACTCCTCAGCCACCATCTCTTCAACCGTGACCAATGGCGACAGCAGCAGCAACTCCATCTACACCCTTAACAATAGCACCTCCTCTGACAACAG GTTGGGCGGCTACAGTTCCTACAGCTCATCCTACTACCAGTCGCAACCAGGTCTGTGTGGCCTTAGCAACCTGGGTAACACCTGCTTCATGAACTCCGCCCTCCAG TGCCTGAGCCATGCCTCCCCACTCACAAAGTACTTCCTGGACGACCAGTATGAGGCAGAGATAAACCGGGAGAATCCTCTGGGAATGCGGGGGGAGATCGCCGAGGCATACGCTGACCTGGTCAAGCAGATGTGGCTCAGCCGCAGCAGCTATGTGGCTCCACGCAGCTTCAAG ACCCAGGTGGGCCGCTTCGCCCCGCAGTTCTCAGGCTACCAGCAGCAGGATTCTCAGGAGCTCCTGGCCTTCCTGCTGGACGGGCTGCACGAGGACCTGAACCGCGTCAAGAAGAAGCCCTACCTGGCTCTGAGGGACGACGAGGGTCGGCCAGACGAG atagtAGCCAAGGAAGCCTGGACTAACCACCGCTTGCGCAATGACTCGGTCATAGTAGACATCTTCCACGGCCTCTTCAAATCCACTCTAGTCTGTCCAGAATGTTCCAAGATCtcggtgacctttgaccctttctGCTACCTCACATTGCCCCTGCCCATGAAGAAGGATCGCACAATGGAGGTGTTCCTGGTCTGTGCAGACCCCAGATCCAGACCTGCACAG TACAGGGTGGTGGTCCCTAAGCTGGGCTCTGTGGCAGACCTCTGCAGCGCCTTGTCCAAACACTCCGGAATCCCTTCAGAAAAG ATGGTCGTGGCAGATGTTTACAACCACCGATTTCATAAAATCTACCGGAAGGACGATGGCCTGAACAACATAATGGAGAAAGACGACATCTTTGT ATACgaggtgggagaggaggagggggaaacgGTCAATCTGCCCGTGTACTTCAGGGAGAGGCACAGCAAGCACGCGGGCGGCTCCACCGGCGCCCAGCTGTTCGGCCAGCCACTGCTCATCACCGTCCCCAAGCAGAACCTCCCTGTTGACCTGCTGTATGAGAAGGTGCTGGAGAGGATTGG GCGCTACGTGAAGCGGCCGCAGGGATCTGCTGCCTGTGAAGGAAAGAGTTCAGCATCAGCCTCCAGTAGCATCGCCAGCCACAACCAGGCAGAGTCGACTGCATTGGCCAATCACAATGCAGAGCTCGGCGGGTGTGGTAAAAGTCTATCGGAGGGGGCATCCAGCAGTGGGCGGTGCACCAACAGCAATGGCCAGCAGGGGCCACAGAACTGCAATGGCCCCAATGGGGCATGTGGAG ATGAGGAAGAAGCCATGGATCACCAGGTCAGCCCGGAGCCGgagttcagccaatcagatgacTCTgttgggggggaggaggaggatgacgaTGAAGATGAGGACGAAAGCGAGGACCTGGATAACGGCCCGTCTGGCAGCGCAGCGAAGTCTGCCAACACTGAGCCCAAACTTTTCTCCTTCAGCATGGTCAACTCATACGGGACGGCCAACATTGGTCTATTGCCCAGCGATGGCAACACCCTCAAAATCAACA CACATTCCACTGTTGCAATCAACTGGGACTCTGACATGAGAAAACTCTATTATGATGATCAGGAGGCAGAG GCCTATGAGAAGCATGAGAGCAtgatgcagcagcagaagaaaaagacCACCGTAGCCCTGAGGGAATGTATCCAGCTCTTCACCACCATGGAGACCCTGGGAGAGCATGACCCCTG GTACTGTCCGAACTGTAAGAAGCACCAGCAGGCCACCAAGAAGTTTGACCTGTGGTCCTTGCCTCGACTCCTGGTGGTTCACCTCAAGCGTTTCTCCTACAATCGCTGCTGGAGGGACAAGCTGGATACTGTGGTGGACTTCCCTATCAG AGATTTGAACATGTCGGAGTTTGTTTGTGACCCGAAGGCAACACCCTATGTTTATGACCTTGTTGCTGTATCAAACCACTATGGAGGCATGGGTGGAGGCCACT
- the LOC133139172 gene encoding probable protein BRICK1 translates to MAGQEDPVQREIHQDWANREYIEVITSSIKKIADFLNSFDMSCRSRLATLNEKLTALERRIEYIEARVTKGETLT, encoded by the exons ATGGCAGGCCAGGAAGATCCAGTGCAGAGAGAAATTCACCAGGACTGGGCGAATCGGGAATATATCGAAGTTATCACGAGCAGTATCAAGAAAATTGCAGATTTTTTGAATTCGTTCG ATATGTCCTGCAGGTCTCGCCTGGCGACTTTGAATGAAAAACTGACAGCACTGGAGAGGAGAATTGAATATATTGAAGCAAGG GTAACAAAAGGGGAGACATTGACCTAG